Genomic window (Molothrus aeneus isolate 106 chromosome 29, BPBGC_Maene_1.0, whole genome shotgun sequence):
CTGGAATGCTTTGGCTATTCCTGAGGGAAAATGAGAGGGACTTTGTGTTTGGCTATTGCTGATATATAGTAAACAGACATAGAAGGAGGAGCGAGTTGGTTTtccctcccaaatccctgaattcAGCTCTCTGTGGCACCATGAGGGTGTCTGGGCACAGGTGAGAGGTGAAAAGGTCAGGCAGCAGGAATGGGTCAGTCTGGGAACACTGCTCTGATGATTTGGATTATTTCAGACCTAATTTATGCTCTGTTTCATATTGTACCCACTTAGGATGGATGATATTTTTGGGAAATATCTCAGCAAGCAACTATTTCCAGATTTGCTGTGGGCAGCTGCAGATTTAGAAAGCTGATAAAAAACCATGGGAAGGTAAACTGAGGTTTTGTTACCCGTGTGAACCCAAACAATCACATTGTTTCACAAATCAATGTAATTGTCACTCCAGTTCCAGTTCCCAAGCTCTTACTGTAGTGGAATGGGTCTGGATCCCATTGCTGACATTTTGGAGGTACTTGATATTTGCCCTGAAGCCATCACTCTTGAAGTCAttcacttaaaataaaatagaaattttcctttaaaaattaaagcaataaaaacaacCAGAGAATAGTTTGAGAATCTGAGTCAGTCTCAGGCTGCCTCATGAGTTTGTTTTCTGTCATGATTTTGGAATCCTTGAAGTCAGAAACAAGAAATTATCTTCTTCAGCAAGAGCCAAGTACTTCTCCCATTATCCAAATTGCAGACAAATCCTGACATTTGCTCAGTGGGGTGGGAGAATCACTCACCACGGCCTTTCCATCACTCCCCAACCCTGAATTGTGCATTTGAGAGTGAGTGAAAAATGACACTCCTGTTTCCTTTACTCTGGGAACTTGAAGGTGGTGGCTGAATGAGGAGGGATATTCTGAGACAAGGATGAGGCTCCTGTggcaggtgacacacacaggagAGCTACAGGAGTGGCtctcaaagcacagcacagctaaTCGACCTTCCCTCCTTTGTTTTTAGTATAAATGGGTTTTAATATTGATTCCTCCCCtcctttgctgtgttttcagtCACTGGGACACATttcaggatttgggaatggTGGAGAAATGTTAGCCCAGGGATGTCCATGGGATCTTTGTCATTAGCTGAATTATCAGCCCAGACCAACAGTGCCTTTCCAGTCTGTGATTATGAAAAATGCCCCTTGTGATCAGCAAAAAGCCTAAAAAACCCCTTACCATTGAAATATCTTGTCTGTTTATCTTCATGGCTGAAATTCTCTCCATTCAATGGTTTAACTCGCACACACACTTGTGCTCTGTGACTCAAGGAGGGCAAGCattcttcctctccctcagcTGGGATCCAGAGAAAGAGCTGGGGCTTTATTCtgagggttttcttttttttctctctcactaaGAGAACGCTGAAATATTAATGTGGGGAGTCTGTGTTGATGTGTGTTGCTACTCTGAGCCTTGTGACCCTCTGAGAGGTCATGTTGTGTCAACAGCAGAGACGGAAAAATgcactttatttttctggtttatgtcTAATGAAATTAGAGTGGTCCTCTTTGACTCTGTTaaaaaaatgccacaaaatAGTAAATAGAAACCATCTGCAGACAGGACTAGAGGATTCCCTTGACAGTGTTTGTGTCAGTTCACAAGACTAATTTACTCCTAGACCATAAACACAGacaccctccagcagatcctcttttttgctttgttaatCATGAGAATGATTGACAAATGCTAAAACCCTTCCTCTCCCTTGCAcagtttaggattttttcccctgtggcCTCCTAGCTCAGACTTTcccttttaatttcttctagCTTTGGAAAGCAACACCTGCAAGTTGATCCACAGAAAATAGACCACGAGCAAAGCTCTGGGAACTTGTTCTCTTCTGAGCGTTTGTTAAGATAAATCATTAGTCGCAGGCCAGGACCATTTTGCAACACCCCCAACCCTTTTTTACATCAGTTCTGTGCATGTTTCACCTCAAAACAACCTCCAAGCACTGTCCTTTATCTTGCTGAAAGGAAACCTTTTGAAGAATTCCCACAACAACATATAAATGTCTTCCAGTTCCAGGACAAGGTCTGTTCTATCACTTGTGACATGAAAACCTTCCATCACTGGGGGCTTTCACTGATTTCTGGGCTCTTCCAGCTCTGAGTCTTTCTACATCTGTCCATCTATCTACATATGTCCTATATCCCTTTCTAAAAATTGCAAGAGGAgaacaaaaagccaaaaatgcAGGTTGTGATTGGGCATGCCAGAGCCCAACAAGCCCTGATTGCCCAGATGAAGCTGCATCTGAGCCTCTCCCCACAAATCCCCTGCCCCttggcccaggagctgcagataAGCTCAGGCTCTTCTCCATAACCCTCTCTGAGAGATGCAGACAGGCtcaaagctgctttttcctttctctgtttttttattttgtgcttgTCTGGTGGTCACTGAACTGTCAGTTGAAGCTGTCAGTGATGTTAGTTCTGCTTGGTTCTGCTCACAGGAATGAAAACCTGACTTCTACCAGTGGAAACCAAAGCTCTGACAACCTTGTGTGTTACAGaagttttgaaaagcaaatattgGCCTCACTTATTTTCCTGCAACAGGATTataatttcctgtttttttccacaAACTTCAAGCCAAATGAGAAGAAGGTGTGTTGGATTATTGGGCTGAAGGATTTTGCACAGAACCTTTGGAATGAAACTTAATCTGAGATACTAAGAGAAAAAACATTCCTTACACAGACTGCAACTGGTACATTTACACTCCagtttcaattaaaataatttatcatgGCAGGGATACTTCAGTTGTTTCTCCAATTATTTTCAGCAGCATCAGCCAACGTGGATATTGTGCCTTTCTCGATATCTTTCCATCCCTCTTGGTCTTCCCATACCTACACCTCAAAGGCTTCCACCCTGCTTTATGATGCACTTCCGTAAACCTAATGTTTCTTGCTTGGAAGCAGTTCTTGGCTGGTAGAGTGGATGTTAACGGATGTGGAAATCTTGAAAGTGCTGTAGATTACAGTGAAATTAATCTAGGTTTGGGGAAGTTGTGCTGCATGGAATGATGAGCACAGTTGTCTGAAGAGGTTTCTGTAGCAGTTTAAGAGTGTCTGTCTTGTGGGCAATCGGCATTGGGAGTGGTCTGGCTGATGGAATCACGGAATTATAggcatttaggttggaaaagatctcttggatcattgagtccagccgTCCAAGTCCACTTATAAACGATGTCCCTGCATGGCCCCTCCACATCAGTCAAATCCCTCCAGAATTGGTTGATAGGACCATGTTTTGGTCTGTCCCATGGCCacaaagctgcagagctggtcAAGTTCTGGTTGCCCAGCCATGTATGCTACGAGCCTCCACCAGGGTTTCAACAAAGGATTTTATACATCTGGAAAGGAGGATTTTATACATCTGGAAAGTCAGACCCTGGCAGGATCACTTCCCTTCCCTATCCCAATTGGCCCTGGGTACAGGACAGACCTGAAAGTGGTTTTAATCTTTTGGAAAGTGCCCTGCATCAAGATGAGTCCTTGGCTTTTTTAAGGACTTTTTTAGTGCCACTCATTTGTTTAATCCGGTTTTTTTTGTCCTTagacaaaagcagcaaataGGTTTTGAAAGCTCTATAATATATGCTTTAAAAAGACCCAGTAACCTCcccaaaaaaagaggaaaaaaacctccagaGTTTCCTTACATGGGATCAAAGGAGGATACAAAGTCATTCTGGAGCCCAGAAGATTTCTTAAATCCAAAGCAAATTAATTAACACCAGCTCTCTGTGGGCAATCACATTTGCAGATGAAAAGTGTGTTTAATGCATTCTCTCAAACCCTTTTTGAGTATGTTTCAGTCATCTTGGCAAGCAGCATTTCAATGTGCTGACATCGTGGCCAGCACATGCCAGACCCTTGAGGGCTTCTCCTTAGGAAACAGTTCCAATCCAGCACTTCCCAGTATTgaccaagaggaaaaaattctgaatttttgggttttttcacattagcaacacttttttttttgtgtcttgaCAAATCTTGGTAAAGCCAGTAGGGGttagttgaaaaaaaaacagttatttattaaagtttgaaaaaacagaattaaaaaaaaaaaaaaggaaaataaagtccCCAAATCTTTCTTTTCATGTTTAGGCTGTTTTACCTTTTCTGAATTGTCCATATTGTCTTACTACATGAAGCTTCCATAAAAtcttactttatttttcctgtacAGCATAAGCCCTTTCCGTAAGAAAAGCCCTGAAATTGAGCAAGTCACAGATTTTAGTTTCCATGTTTGAAAAACCTAATATTTAATGGCAGAGCCCAACCCAGTGTGATGAGCTATGTCCTTCACCCTCAGCTATAGGTATGGAATTAGTATTCTGCTTTTCCATCCTCAACTGCATCAGAGGTAACTGAGCAAGGTTTAATTAAAATTCCAATTACTTCTTTATATTccagcaaagcagaacaaatcCCCAGCTTTTCTCCACTTTGGAATGACAACTGGAGAATAAATATTCACCTCCAGCATGGTGGCTGAGCCAGTGTTCGGTCAGTGGGCTCAATGAGttcccagaaaagctgcaatCCAGAGCAGTATAAAATTAGTTGGAAGGACCCTCACTGCTGTCTCCTGACTGGTCATATGAAAAACTGGATTAAAAGATTAACTTTGTTTGGAGTTATGGTATCTCACAGGATGAATTTCCTAATAGGaagcagatatttttttccttagagtGGGAATCATCAATGCTGAGCACTCCCGGAGATCTGTGAACAGCTACTTCAACCCTGAATGTATTTATATTATGACCTTTTACATGTTTAAGTCGCCTGGCTGCAAACATAAACACACAAACCTCTAAAGATCCTGTTCCTATAGCAGAGATGGTCACAAATATCTGCTCTACTTcacaaaagagaattttctaTATGGAAGAAGTACAAGATTGCTTCCCTGGTTTTCATCACCAGAGACCAGATTTGGTCTAATTTAACACTCGCGGTTTTTTTCATGGTCCCTGCTTTGTGGTGGtgagtgttttggttttttgacaGCTTTGCAGTACAAAATTGTTCCCTCAGAGCTTTTCTGATCAGTGTTACCACACCCAGCCACAagcacagccctccctgcccagaaGGTGCTGGACGACACACAGGAGTTAGCTCTACTTACCAAGAGGCATTACTACAAAAAATGGGAGCCAGCAGAGAACAAAGCATCCCACAACTATTCCCAGGGTCTTGGCAGCCTTCTTTTCCCTGGAGAACTTGAGCAGGCGCACAGAGAAGTGGTGCTTGCTCTTGGGgttggctgcagagctgcttgcaCCAGGTATGTTTTTGCGGTGGATGCGGAGGGTCACCTCCTCGGAATGGGATTTCTCTGTCTTCAGCCCAGAGGTCAgccctttgttttcccttttggcCACCACGTAGACCCGGCAGTACATCACCAGGATGATGATCAGGGGGAGGTAGAAGGAGCCCAGTGCTGAGAACAAGACGTAGCCAGGCTCCTCGGTGATCTGGCAGATAGTCTCATCCTCCGGGGCTGGCTCCTTCCAGCCGAAAAGGGGCCCAATAGAGATGACCAGGGACAGTGCCCAGacacacagcagggccaggaggccCCTCCTCTCTGTTACTATGCTGGGGTACCTCAGTGGGTAGCTCACCCCAATGTATCGATCGATGGAGATGATGCAGAGGCTCATGATGGAAGCAGTACAGCAAAGCACGTCAACAGCTGCCCAGATGTTGCAGAAGATCCTCCCAAAGACCCAGTAGCCCAAAATCTCCATGGTGGCTGAGAAGGGCAGGACAGTAGAAGTCAGGAGGAGGTCAGCTACAGCCAGGTTGATGATGTAATAGTGGGTGACACTCTGGAGGTGTCTGTGGCAGGCTACGGACAGGATAACCAGGATAttacccaaaaccccaaaaacaatcAGCCCCCCTAGAATAACACCCAGTAAGATGGCCTTGGAAATGTTCACGGGCTCCACAGAGTGGGTGCAGTTGGAGCACTCAGAGGAGTTTCCAGGAAGGAAAGGCATGGCTGGTAATGTCCCTGTGAGGCTGCTGAACTTCACCCCCTTTCCAGGCAGGAACAGTGTGACAAGATCAGGAAGGTCCTATAGGCAACATTTGCTTAGCCTTGCTGGGGAAAAGAGTTTTGAAGAATGTTTTAGGACTGCAGCACCAGAAGCAATGAGAAAGATCCAGAAACATATTAGAAAACCTACCCTTGCTTCTAGGCTTTCACCAGAATAACATGGTTAATACTCACCAGTTCCAAGTCAAATTTAACtccttctgcattttccttgggGTGCACAAGTGGGGCTACAAAAACCTGAGGCTGTTTGTCCCACTTTCCAGGGCTATGTGATAAGAAATACTGGAGCTGCAGGttcaaataatttctgtcttttggGGAAGGTTCTGTGCTTAAGGAAAGTAAATATTCCAAAGGGTCTCCAATTTAGCTGCTCCTGAGAGGAAATCACTGATGCTTTTAATTGCCTGGTGTTAGTCCTGATTCTGCCTTAAAATTGGCTTAGAAACCTGACTGGGTGGAGATTGCTGCTATGTCTGCTCAGCAGTTTTGTTTGAGATATCCATCACTCCCCATCCAGGGTTTAGGCTGTCAGTCAGAGCTTTCCGTACGTGGAGCACTCATCAGTCGAGGTCCTGGGCTGCAAATTAAAGCTCATATACATCAGCTCCTGGCTTGCTCTGAGGGGAAGAGTGGAGTTTGCCGTGTGCACAGGGCCATGCTCTCGTGCTCTCTGCAGATCCTCACCCCCCTGGAGAAGACAAAAACAGGAACAATGCGATTCCCAGAAGCCACACTCGCTGCTAGGGTTCCCATATATGAATAGAGCAGGAGGCTATTTTAGGGTGCTTTCCTcaggctggctccagccagTGGAACCAACCatttccagcccagcactgtTTAACAGCAACTGAGAGATCCATGTGGGTTTTCCTGCCTGAATTTTCCCTTCTTTATGGGGCTAGGCATCAATCCTTATTATTAGCTCACCTTCAGAGACCAGTTCTAGGAAAGACAGAAGCCTGCAGGACACAATTCAGGACTATACAAACTGTGCAGCAGATTTAGAAGCCCAGAATTCAATCTCAAGTTTCTTTATTAAGCGAGACTTTTCCCCACTAAAGTGTTAGTCCGGCCGAGCTGCCAATTTTGAAAATCTATAAGGAAAAGCAACTCCAAAGCCAAGCAGAAGATGTTGCAAGGAGCAAGCCTCCTAGTGAGTGACACAACATTTCAGGGTATCTGGAAGCCAAGCTCAGCCTTTGCTGACTAAATATGGAGAAAAGGTACCTCAGATGGAAAAGTGAGGATTAGCCTGGGAACCGAGACCTGGGGAGCACGGAGAGGAGAGCTGCAAGTGGGAGCTGCAAAACCTTTCCCAGTATCTCCATGTGGATATAGAATTTCTGTCCCAATTATTAATCAGAGGTGAAAAACCACCACTAAGACTGTGGCTGTAAAACCCCAGATGAGGAAGGACTCTCTAAGTGTCCTTTGGGATGAGTCCCCCAGATCACACTTTAAGCAGTAACAACTGTCCTATTTCCCAACCTTCAAGTTGAACTTTCCTGTAGGCAAAAGCATTTCAAACTCTgaagccccaaaattcccagttcacaggcagggaggaggggggaagggagagaTGAGTAGGTATCACACTGTGGGTATTTTACTTCAGTACACTAAATGGAATTGgatcttattttctttcctaccAGATAGAACAAGTTGAGGAATAATCCCAAGGAAGAAAAGGACAGATTATCTAAGCACATACATGAAAAGTGAGTGTTGCATCAAGCATCTCTGAGCATTATAATTGTGATCATTACCAAATAATGCCCAGCCTGTGGAGATAGCTGATGCTGGCAAGAGCAGACCCCGagctgctgtgtctgccccACACCCACCTCTTCAGTCTTCagaaggcagcacagctcctgtgagCATCTGGGAAGGAGATTCTCAGCACAGCAGGATCCTCTTTCATGCGGGGATGGGGCTCCGTGCCTGGAAATCCTCGGCTTTGCTCCCTTTATTGCCCCACTGGTATTTCAGCAGCTGGCAGTGGGGCTGATTCCCTGTATCCCGCggctgtgaggggctggctCCAGGCTCCCTGGAGGATCCGTGCCCTATTCAGAGCTCAGCTCCACACTgccaaggagcaggaggaactTTGCTGCTCTGCTATGTAGCAGAGCATTAGTCTTACCATTACCGTAATTCACTGCCACTCCCGTATTGCCCAGAAAGAAAGAGCACTCTTTCTTTCTGGGCAATgtgtttttaaatcttttattattttttttttccactcaaaCTCCTGCAGAG
Coding sequences:
- the ADRA1A gene encoding alpha-1A adrenergic receptor; translation: MPFLPGNSSECSNCTHSVEPVNISKAILLGVILGGLIVFGVLGNILVILSVACHRHLQSVTHYYIINLAVADLLLTSTVLPFSATMEILGYWVFGRIFCNIWAAVDVLCCTASIMSLCIISIDRYIGVSYPLRYPSIVTERRGLLALLCVWALSLVISIGPLFGWKEPAPEDETICQITEEPGYVLFSALGSFYLPLIIILVMYCRVYVVAKRENKGLTSGLKTEKSHSEEVTLRIHRKNIPGASSSAANPKSKHHFSVRLLKFSREKKAAKTLGIVVGCFVLCWLPFFVVMPLGSFFPAIKPPDTLFKITFWLGYLNSCINPIIYPCSSQEFKKAFHNVLRAQCLLRKQPAMKQTPSFNLNHPAGQSMESGKGVVRIPVGSGETFYKISKSDGVCEWKIFSAVQGVPTKNAVSKDCTAAKAKSKGFLQECCCAGTSGSLVHENCKVPTIKIHSISLSESGEDV